The Saccopteryx leptura isolate mSacLep1 chromosome 2, mSacLep1_pri_phased_curated, whole genome shotgun sequence genome has a window encoding:
- the EMC6 gene encoding ER membrane protein complex subunit 6: MAAVVAKREGPPFMSEAAVRGNAAVLDYCRTSVSALSGATAGILGLTGLYGFIFYLLASILLSLLLILKAGRRWNKYFKSRRPLFTGGLIGGLFTYVLFWTFLYGMVHVY, from the coding sequence ATGGCTGCCGTGGTGGCCAAGCGGGAAGGGCCGCCGTTCATGAGCGAGGCAGCTGTGCGAGGCAACGCCGCGGTCCTGGATTACTGCCGGACCTCAGTGTCAGCGCTGTCGGGGGCCACGGCCGGCATCCTGGGCCTCACCGGCCTCTACGGCTTCATCTTCTACCTGCTCGCCTCCATCCTGCTCTCCCTGCTCTTAATTCTCAAGGCGGGAAGGAGGTGGAACAAATACTTCAAATCGCGAAGACCTCTCTTTACAGGAGGTCTCATCGGAGGCCTCTTCACCTACGTCCTGTTCTGGACTTTCCTGTATGGCATGGTGCACGTCTACTGA
- the TAX1BP3 gene encoding tax1-binding protein 3 isoform X1, with product MSYIPGQPVTAVVQRVEIHKLRQGENLILGFSIGGGIDQDPSQNPFSEDKTDKGIYVTRVSEGGPAEIAGLQIGDKIMQVNGWDMTMVTHDQARKRLTKRSEEVVRLLVTRQSLQKAVQQSMLS from the exons ATGTCTTACATCCCGGGCCAGCCGGTCACTGCCGTGGTG CAAAGAGTTGAAATTCATAAGCTGCGTCAAGGTGAGAACTTAATCCTGGGATTCAGCATTGGAGGTGGAATTGACCAGGATCCTTCCCAAAATCCTTTCTCAGAAGACAAGACGGATAAG GGCATTTACGTCACACGGGTATCCGAAGGAGGCCCTGCTGAAATTGCTGGGCTGCAGATTGGAGACAAGATCATGCAG GTGAATGGCTGGGACATGACCATGGTCACACACGACCAGGCCCGGAAGCGGCTGACCAAGCGCTCGGAGGAGGTGGTGCGCCTGCTGGTGACACGGCAGTCGCTGCAGAAGGCCGTGCAGCAGTCCATGCTGTCCTAG
- the TAX1BP3 gene encoding tax1-binding protein 3 isoform X2 has protein sequence MNRPQQRVEIHKLRQGENLILGFSIGGGIDQDPSQNPFSEDKTDKGIYVTRVSEGGPAEIAGLQIGDKIMQVNGWDMTMVTHDQARKRLTKRSEEVVRLLVTRQSLQKAVQQSMLS, from the exons ATGAACAGACCCCAA CAAAGAGTTGAAATTCATAAGCTGCGTCAAGGTGAGAACTTAATCCTGGGATTCAGCATTGGAGGTGGAATTGACCAGGATCCTTCCCAAAATCCTTTCTCAGAAGACAAGACGGATAAG GGCATTTACGTCACACGGGTATCCGAAGGAGGCCCTGCTGAAATTGCTGGGCTGCAGATTGGAGACAAGATCATGCAG GTGAATGGCTGGGACATGACCATGGTCACACACGACCAGGCCCGGAAGCGGCTGACCAAGCGCTCGGAGGAGGTGGTGCGCCTGCTGGTGACACGGCAGTCGCTGCAGAAGGCCGTGCAGCAGTCCATGCTGTCCTAG